A region from the Pseudonocardia petroleophila genome encodes:
- a CDS encoding serine/threonine-protein kinase, which yields MLPSRPARRRPNADRDGPNRCILRNGNHVGHRERWRDDSRCAVAPASGRCGRHRAGISGVMTVQTGNAVWVTTTRSPGADGLLGGRYALGEVLGIGSSAVVRRAEDVRTGRFVAVKLFSAGGSLVEHRRRRREVEALTRLRHPGLVRLLDGDPTGACPFVVTELVEGPTLAQALVEGAWGAERVRRVGAVVAAALAVVHVGGFVHRDVKPANILLDGGGRPRLADFGVAWAVDGATATTAGAVVGTAAYMSPEQVAGLEVGPATDVYALGLVLIEALTGRREYPGSAVESAVARLSRSPRVPGGLPVVLASAIGAMTRTDPAQRPGAAEVATLLSDTAASTGGPGASAPRSRSRRGLLAATACVLALGVAGADGTSAPSPPVAEGSAPTEAAIPPVTSMAPTGPATGRQDEAAPVARSVPEGTGPTEATVVPAVGGAERSPDQVPTDDPTARPVEDADDGSAGADAPSEEEAGRPGNGGGPGGNGRGRDHVAGPPGRADD from the coding sequence GTGCTGCCGTCCCGGCCCGCGCGGCGCCGTCCGAATGCCGATCGCGATGGTCCGAACAGGTGCATCCTGCGCAACGGAAATCACGTGGGCCACCGCGAACGGTGGCGTGACGACTCCCGGTGCGCGGTCGCGCCGGCATCAGGCAGGTGCGGGCGGCACAGGGCGGGGATCTCGGGCGTGATGACGGTGCAAACGGGGAATGCGGTGTGGGTGACGACGACGAGATCCCCGGGGGCGGACGGTCTCCTGGGTGGGCGCTATGCGCTGGGTGAGGTCCTCGGGATCGGGTCGTCGGCGGTGGTCCGTCGTGCCGAGGACGTGCGCACGGGGCGGTTCGTCGCGGTCAAGCTGTTCTCGGCCGGGGGCTCGCTGGTGGAGCACCGCAGGCGTCGCCGCGAGGTCGAGGCCCTGACGCGGTTGCGGCACCCGGGTCTGGTCCGCCTGCTCGACGGTGATCCCACCGGTGCGTGCCCGTTCGTCGTCACCGAGTTGGTCGAGGGGCCGACGCTCGCGCAGGCGCTGGTCGAGGGGGCGTGGGGGGCGGAGCGGGTCCGGCGGGTGGGTGCGGTGGTGGCGGCGGCTCTCGCGGTGGTGCACGTGGGCGGGTTCGTGCATCGGGACGTCAAGCCGGCGAACATCCTGCTCGATGGCGGGGGTCGGCCCCGGTTGGCCGATTTCGGCGTCGCTTGGGCGGTGGACGGGGCGACGGCGACGACGGCGGGTGCGGTGGTCGGGACGGCGGCGTACATGTCGCCCGAGCAGGTGGCCGGTCTGGAGGTGGGTCCGGCTACTGATGTCTACGCGTTGGGGCTGGTGTTGATCGAGGCGTTGACGGGTCGACGGGAGTATCCGGGATCGGCGGTGGAGTCGGCTGTGGCTCGTCTGAGCCGGTCGCCCCGGGTCCCGGGCGGGTTGCCGGTGGTGCTGGCGTCGGCCATCGGGGCGATGACCCGGACCGATCCGGCGCAGCGCCCCGGAGCGGCTGAGGTGGCGACGCTGCTGTCGGACACGGCGGCGTCGACCGGCGGTCCGGGCGCGTCTGCTCCCCGCTCCCGCTCGCGTCGTGGACTGTTGGCCGCGACGGCCTGCGTGCTCGCGCTCGGGGTGGCAGGGGCGGACGGGACCTCGGCGCCGAGCCCCCCGGTCGCCGAAGGGTCGGCGCCGACCGAGGCGGCCATTCCGCCGGTGACGTCCATGGCTCCGACCGGCCCTGCGACGGGCCGCCAGGACGAGGCGGCGCCGGTCGCCCGCTCCGTGCCCGAGGGAACGGGGCCGACCGAGGCCACCGTCGTCCCGGCTGTCGGCGGTGCGGAACGCTCTCCCGATCAGGTCCCCACCGACGACCCGACGGCCCGCCCGGTCGAGGACGCCGACGACGGCAGCGCCGGCGCGGACGCCCCGTCCGAGGAGGAGGCGGGCCGGCCGGGGAACGGTGGTGGCCCGGGTGGGAACGGCCGGGGCAGGGACCACGTGGCCGGCCCGCCCGGACGCGCCGACGACTAG
- a CDS encoding response regulator transcription factor, with protein MPRAAGQGEIRVLVADDHPIVRGGLIALLDTLPGLVVVGEAGTGRDAVALARRHRPDVVVMDLRMPDLDGVAATRAIRAELPDTAVLVLTMFDEDALVAAALAAGARGYLLKGAESAEIDRAVRAVAGGVAIFSPTVADQVLHRAGTPPSTVLAGLTPREREVLDLVARGLGNATIAGRLGLSPKTVGNHVSALFGKLGVATRAEAVVRAREAGLGTGPVEPAR; from the coding sequence ATGCCGCGGGCCGCCGGACAGGGTGAGATCAGGGTGCTCGTCGCCGATGACCACCCCATCGTGCGCGGCGGGCTGATCGCCCTGCTGGACACGCTCCCGGGTCTGGTCGTGGTGGGCGAGGCCGGAACCGGTCGGGACGCCGTGGCGCTGGCCCGGCGGCACCGGCCCGACGTCGTGGTGATGGACCTGCGGATGCCCGATCTCGACGGGGTCGCCGCGACGCGCGCGATCCGCGCCGAGCTGCCGGACACGGCGGTGCTGGTGCTGACCATGTTCGACGAGGACGCGCTGGTGGCCGCGGCGCTGGCGGCGGGGGCGCGGGGCTATCTGCTCAAGGGCGCGGAGTCCGCCGAGATCGACCGGGCCGTGCGGGCGGTCGCCGGGGGAGTGGCGATCTTCAGCCCGACGGTGGCCGACCAGGTGCTGCACCGGGCGGGCACGCCGCCGAGCACGGTGCTCGCGGGGCTGACGCCGCGGGAGCGGGAGGTGCTCGACCTGGTCGCCCGTGGGCTGGGCAACGCCACGATCGCCGGCCGGCTGGGGCTGTCGCCCAAGACGGTCGGCAACCACGTGTCGGCCCTGTTCGGCAAGCTCGGTGTGGCCACCCGCGCGGAGGCGGTGGTCCGGGCCCGCGAGGCGGGGCTCGGCACGGGACCGGTGGAGCCGGCGCGATGA
- a CDS encoding sensor histidine kinase: MTDGAAPGRTTALALASLGVLLVALLVAVAAVGMGRGHPIEPYVVTNLVVGGGYLAPAAVIARHRPRSSLVPLLAVGGVGHLLSGVGLAGVRPALDAGLPGLSDGLGVLAGVGWLFGLGPLFQLLLVLYPDGRLPSRRWRWYPWAAVGLLVVSVGAQLVDPDGVLATGGLAPADLALTAVAVGALVGRYRRGDEAVRGQVLWLLLAVLVLVAVNLERAVSGTGPEFGLLAFACVPVAMAIGILRHNLLDIRVVVARTVLYGALVAALLGVYAVVAAATTWLFPVDRAGWGPVAAVLVVAFALGPLRDVLRRGVTRAFYGRRADPAVAAELVGRRLGDAAGLGDVLEQARSTLRLPGLEVRDPAGEVLATAPPREATGPPHIRTGYAEIALTSRGEQVGTLGITLRTGEFSLHRDDSAALSVLAGPIALLLRESALAEALRTSRAGVVRARESERALLHRDLHDGLGPTLTDAAFRADAAANLVHRDPDAAVALLADVRAGVRGALDEVRRVVYGLRPLALEERGLLGAVRERAASAHPLPTTVDAPGPLPGLTPAVELAAYRIAMEGIANAQRHSRGARVRVRLEHRPDVLIVAVEDDGGAPAGYRTGVGLRSVAERAEELGGSAEVVADDTTWLLTARLPLR; encoded by the coding sequence ATGACCGACGGGGCGGCTCCCGGGCGCACCACCGCGCTCGCGCTGGCCTCGCTCGGCGTGCTGCTGGTCGCCCTGCTCGTCGCCGTCGCCGCCGTCGGGATGGGCCGGGGGCACCCGATCGAGCCCTACGTGGTCACGAACCTGGTCGTCGGTGGGGGCTACCTCGCACCGGCGGCGGTGATCGCGCGGCACCGGCCCCGCTCGTCGCTGGTGCCGCTGCTGGCGGTGGGCGGGGTGGGCCACCTGCTGTCCGGGGTGGGTCTCGCCGGCGTCCGGCCCGCCCTCGACGCCGGGCTGCCCGGGCTGTCCGACGGGCTGGGCGTGCTGGCCGGGGTGGGCTGGCTGTTCGGGCTGGGACCGCTGTTCCAGCTCCTGCTCGTGCTGTACCCGGACGGGCGGCTGCCGTCACGGCGCTGGCGCTGGTACCCGTGGGCCGCGGTCGGGCTGCTGGTCGTGTCGGTCGGGGCGCAGCTCGTCGACCCGGACGGGGTGCTGGCCACCGGCGGCCTCGCCCCGGCCGACCTGGCCCTCACGGCGGTCGCGGTCGGCGCGCTCGTGGGCCGGTACCGCCGCGGGGACGAGGCGGTCCGTGGCCAGGTGCTCTGGCTGCTGCTCGCGGTGCTGGTCCTGGTCGCGGTCAACCTCGAACGCGCGGTGTCCGGCACCGGTCCCGAGTTCGGGCTGCTCGCGTTCGCGTGCGTGCCGGTGGCGATGGCGATCGGGATCCTGCGCCACAACCTGCTCGACATCCGGGTCGTGGTGGCCCGCACGGTGCTCTACGGCGCGCTCGTCGCGGCGCTCCTCGGGGTGTACGCGGTGGTCGCCGCGGCGACGACGTGGCTGTTCCCGGTGGACCGGGCCGGGTGGGGGCCGGTGGCGGCCGTGCTCGTCGTCGCGTTCGCCCTCGGTCCGCTGCGCGACGTGCTGCGCCGCGGCGTCACCCGGGCGTTCTACGGCAGGCGGGCCGACCCGGCGGTCGCCGCGGAGCTGGTCGGTCGCCGGCTCGGGGACGCCGCGGGCCTCGGGGACGTCCTGGAGCAGGCCCGGTCCACGCTGCGGCTGCCCGGTCTCGAGGTGCGCGACCCGGCCGGTGAGGTGCTCGCGACGGCGCCGCCCCGGGAGGCGACCGGCCCGCCGCACATCCGGACCGGGTACGCCGAGATCGCGTTGACCAGCCGCGGGGAGCAGGTGGGGACCCTCGGGATCACCCTGCGGACCGGGGAGTTCTCCCTGCACCGCGACGACAGCGCGGCGCTCTCGGTGCTCGCGGGCCCGATCGCGCTGCTGCTGCGGGAGTCCGCCCTCGCCGAGGCGCTGCGCACCTCCCGGGCGGGCGTCGTGCGGGCCAGGGAGAGCGAGCGGGCCCTGCTGCACCGGGATCTGCACGACGGGCTCGGCCCCACCCTCACCGACGCCGCGTTCCGCGCCGACGCGGCGGCGAACCTGGTGCACCGGGACCCGGACGCCGCTGTCGCGCTGCTCGCCGACGTGCGCGCCGGCGTCCGCGGAGCGCTCGACGAGGTGCGCCGGGTCGTCTACGGCCTGCGCCCGCTCGCGCTGGAGGAGCGGGGCCTGCTCGGCGCGGTGCGGGAACGGGCGGCGAGCGCCCATCCCCTGCCGACCACCGTCGACGCACCTGGTCCGCTGCCCGGCCTCACCCCGGCCGTGGAGCTCGCCGCCTACCGCATCGCCATGGAGGGCATCGCCAACGCCCAACGACACTCGCGCGGTGCTCGGGTGCGGGTCCGGTTGGAGCACCGCCCGGACGTCCTGATCGTCGCCGTCGAGGACGACGGGGGAGCCCCGGCCGGCTACCGGACCGGTGTCGGCCTGCGGTCGGTCGCGGAGCGCGCCGAGGAGCTCGGCGGCAGCGCGGAGGTCGTCGCCGACGACACGACGTGGCTGCTGACCGCCCGGCTACCCCTGCGATGA
- a CDS encoding enoyl-CoA hydratase/isomerase family protein — MTPDVLYAVADGVATITLDRPAVHNAFREQTMRELIDAFDRADADPAAGVVVLTGTGDKAFSTGGDVAMEDAFDPAEGRRMARVLIRLAEAIRGTGKPVIAKIRGWCVGGGNELNIMCDLAVAAESARFAHTDSRLGSSPIWYGTQLLPRLVGDRRAKEILLLGRHYTATEAADMGWINAAVPDDELDAVVAQWCTTLLGHSPQAMRLTKASVDSAADLALPSVRQGFEALTGFYGTTEFHEGTTAFLERRPPRFH, encoded by the coding sequence GTGACGCCGGACGTGCTCTACGCCGTGGCCGACGGCGTCGCGACGATCACCCTCGACCGGCCCGCCGTGCACAACGCGTTCCGCGAGCAGACCATGCGCGAGCTGATCGACGCCTTCGACCGCGCCGACGCCGACCCCGCCGCCGGGGTCGTGGTCCTCACCGGAACCGGGGACAAGGCGTTCTCCACCGGCGGCGACGTGGCGATGGAGGACGCGTTCGACCCCGCCGAGGGTCGGCGGATGGCGCGGGTGCTGATCCGGCTGGCCGAGGCGATCCGCGGCACCGGCAAGCCGGTGATCGCCAAGATCCGCGGGTGGTGCGTCGGCGGCGGCAACGAGCTCAACATCATGTGCGACCTCGCCGTCGCCGCCGAGTCCGCCCGGTTCGCCCACACCGACAGCCGCCTGGGCAGCTCCCCGATCTGGTACGGCACCCAGCTGCTCCCCCGCCTCGTCGGTGACCGCCGGGCCAAGGAGATCCTGCTGCTCGGCCGGCACTACACCGCCACCGAGGCCGCCGACATGGGCTGGATCAACGCCGCCGTGCCCGACGACGAGCTCGACGCCGTCGTCGCGCAGTGGTGCACCACCCTGCTGGGCCACAGCCCGCAGGCCATGCGTCTGACGAAGGCGTCGGTCGACAGCGCCGCCGACCTCGCCCTGCCGTCGGTGCGCCAGGGGTTCGAGGCCCTCACCGGCTTCTACGGCACGACCGAGTTCCACGAGGGCACGACCGCGTTCCTCGAGCGCAGACCTCCGCGGTTCCACTGA
- a CDS encoding AMP-binding protein: MGIDVENLVGRRNDNRWDRTAVGDILERLAWSLPDEDAIVATPDAVADPRYARVTYRQADRIANRVANALLARGLARGDRVAMLCENSVEAYLTKIGIAKAGLVAVPINTMMADDMVEHMLRHVEARVAVVDADRWVDRGAPFVAAGVEPAAAVRGTVAPPEGAVDFHDWISGVADTEPDVRIHGDDIWEILPTSGTTSLPKAVMISHSYSYAAASSHALSYSRGLDVESDLRLCTYLPVVFHIGDHAFVLSVFLSGGTVLLGRRPSGAAVAATVTQERATCLWGGSPQFLGDVARAATADPDGVDLSSLAVVVYGWAAMDPALSTSLTELCGGTLHFVAIFGQTEAIACHRWWPTRRPELHARTAPATNYVGVPTPLLGSTVVDAEGRSLHDRPGEAGEAVYRSPAMTSGYYRDETATRDAFRDGWFHSGDMCTYGEDGLRIMVDRYKDVVKSGGENVSSIRVESVLVQHPAVGRAAVVGVPDERWGEAVVGVVVPTGSLDEQEVIAFCRERLAGYETPKRIVVVDDLPATVGGKVLKYRLRAELAGS, encoded by the coding sequence GTGGGCATCGACGTCGAGAACCTGGTCGGGCGGCGCAACGACAACCGCTGGGACCGGACGGCGGTCGGGGACATCCTGGAACGGCTGGCCTGGAGCCTGCCGGACGAGGACGCGATCGTCGCCACCCCGGACGCGGTGGCCGACCCGCGCTACGCCCGCGTCACCTACCGCCAGGCCGACCGCATCGCCAACCGCGTGGCCAACGCGCTGCTGGCCCGCGGCCTGGCCCGGGGTGACCGGGTCGCGATGCTCTGCGAGAACTCGGTCGAGGCCTACCTCACCAAGATCGGCATCGCCAAGGCGGGCCTGGTCGCGGTGCCGATCAACACGATGATGGCCGACGACATGGTCGAGCACATGCTCCGCCACGTCGAGGCCCGGGTCGCGGTGGTCGACGCCGACCGGTGGGTCGATCGCGGTGCCCCGTTCGTCGCGGCCGGTGTGGAGCCGGCCGCGGCGGTGCGGGGCACCGTCGCGCCGCCGGAGGGGGCCGTCGACTTCCACGACTGGATCTCCGGCGTCGCCGACACCGAGCCCGACGTGCGCATCCACGGCGACGACATCTGGGAGATCCTGCCGACCTCGGGCACCACGTCCCTGCCCAAAGCGGTGATGATCTCCCACAGCTACTCCTACGCCGCGGCGTCGAGCCACGCGCTGTCCTACAGCCGCGGCCTCGACGTGGAGTCCGACCTGCGGCTGTGCACGTACCTGCCGGTGGTGTTCCACATCGGCGACCACGCGTTCGTCCTGTCGGTGTTCCTCTCCGGCGGAACGGTGCTGCTCGGCCGCAGGCCATCCGGGGCGGCGGTGGCCGCGACCGTGACCCAGGAGCGCGCCACCTGCCTGTGGGGCGGCTCGCCGCAGTTCCTCGGCGACGTCGCGCGGGCGGCGACCGCCGACCCCGACGGCGTCGACCTGAGCAGCCTCGCGGTCGTCGTCTACGGCTGGGCGGCGATGGACCCGGCGCTCTCCACGTCACTCACCGAGCTCTGCGGCGGAACCCTGCACTTCGTCGCGATCTTCGGGCAGACCGAGGCCATCGCGTGCCACCGCTGGTGGCCCACCCGGCGTCCCGAGCTGCACGCCCGCACCGCGCCCGCCACGAACTACGTGGGTGTGCCGACCCCGCTGCTCGGGTCCACCGTCGTCGACGCCGAGGGGCGCTCGCTGCACGACCGCCCCGGCGAGGCCGGCGAGGCCGTGTACCGGTCCCCGGCCATGACCTCGGGCTACTACCGCGACGAGACCGCCACCCGGGACGCGTTCCGCGACGGCTGGTTCCACAGCGGCGACATGTGCACCTACGGCGAGGACGGCCTGCGGATCATGGTCGACCGCTACAAGGACGTCGTGAAGTCTGGCGGCGAGAACGTCTCCAGCATCCGGGTCGAGTCGGTGCTGGTCCAGCACCCGGCAGTCGGCCGAGCGGCCGTCGTCGGGGTGCCGGACGAGCGGTGGGGCGAGGCCGTCGTCGGGGTCGTCGTGCCGACCGGTTCGCTCGACGAGCAGGAGGTGATCGCGTTCTGCCGGGAGCGACTCGCCGGGTACGAGACACCGAAGCGCATCGTCGTGGTCGACGACCTGCCCGCCACGGTGGGCGGCAAGGTGCTCAAGTACCGCCTGCGCGCCGAGCTGGCCGGATCGTGA
- a CDS encoding ABC transporter substrate-binding protein, protein MIRAFRGGRPAAAALIATTAVLLAGCGGGEQAAAGAAGRPAEFTIDFVLDQTGVAQTFTGAVRQGWDLRIDEANANGDVEGVTLATRMHDSQSDPRVGAGVMTEVAGSDAPIAVFGTGSNVAPAVAPIAQRAGLPLVTIYSGSPGVVDAGDQIFRVTAPQATYHQIQSTYFKEQGVKRVAIIYNSDNGTLKNLAESFYPEAAQRDGYEIVSSSGVSVQATDLSAEMTGVLASQPDAVLMLVLSQQNTSVVTQLRRADFPGIIAAQPGIGTQALEALGAEADGVVYPIDFSPATASETGKAFVDAYTARFGDAPDTFAASGYDGASMVIEALNTATSFDRETLHQALLDVSTAGFDGAAGPVRFEERDARVDGVMVRWEGGQETLLTS, encoded by the coding sequence ATGATCCGAGCGTTCCGAGGCGGGCGGCCGGCCGCCGCCGCACTGATCGCCACCACCGCAGTGCTGCTCGCGGGCTGCGGCGGCGGCGAGCAGGCCGCCGCGGGGGCCGCCGGCCGACCCGCGGAGTTCACGATCGACTTCGTCCTCGACCAGACCGGCGTCGCCCAGACGTTCACCGGTGCCGTCCGCCAGGGCTGGGACCTGCGGATCGACGAGGCCAACGCGAACGGTGACGTCGAGGGCGTCACCCTCGCCACCCGGATGCACGACTCGCAGAGCGACCCCCGCGTCGGCGCCGGTGTGATGACCGAGGTCGCGGGCTCCGACGCGCCGATCGCCGTCTTCGGGACCGGCAGCAACGTCGCACCGGCCGTCGCCCCGATCGCGCAGCGCGCGGGGCTGCCGCTCGTCACCATCTACTCCGGCAGCCCGGGCGTCGTCGACGCCGGCGACCAGATCTTCCGGGTCACCGCCCCCCAGGCGACCTACCACCAGATCCAGAGCACCTACTTCAAGGAGCAGGGCGTCAAGCGCGTCGCGATCATCTACAACAGCGACAACGGCACCCTGAAGAACCTCGCCGAGTCCTTCTACCCGGAGGCGGCCCAGCGCGACGGGTACGAGATCGTCAGCAGCTCCGGGGTGTCCGTCCAGGCCACCGACCTCTCCGCGGAGATGACCGGCGTGCTCGCCTCCCAGCCCGACGCCGTGCTCATGCTGGTGCTCAGCCAGCAGAACACCTCGGTGGTCACACAGCTGCGGCGCGCGGACTTCCCCGGGATCATCGCCGCCCAGCCCGGCATCGGCACCCAGGCGCTGGAGGCGCTCGGCGCCGAGGCAGACGGCGTCGTCTACCCGATCGACTTCTCCCCCGCCACGGCGTCGGAGACCGGCAAGGCGTTCGTCGACGCGTACACCGCCCGGTTCGGCGACGCCCCCGACACCTTCGCGGCATCCGGCTACGACGGCGCCTCCATGGTGATCGAGGCGCTGAACACGGCCACCTCGTTCGACCGGGAGACGCTGCACCAGGCCCTGCTCGACGTCTCCACCGCCGGGTTCGACGGCGCGGCCGGCCCGGTCCGCTTCGAGGAGCGCGACGCACGCGTCGACGGCGTCATGGTCCGCTGGGAGGGCGGCCAGGAGACCCTGCTGACCAGCTGA
- a CDS encoding ABC transporter ATP-binding protein, with amino-acid sequence MALLEVRGLVVRYGQLTAVHGIDVDVQEGEVAVLLGANGAGKSSTLNALSGVVPAAAGTVTFRGTPITNRRPHVVARAGLVQVAEGRRIIAPLTVRENLELGAYPVRSRARRAELAAQVADLFPELTALADRPGGLLSGGEQQMLAFGRALMADPVAMMLDEPSMGLAPIVVDRVVDAIREIAARGMSVLMVEQNAAAALDLAHTAYVLEQGEITLSGPADQVRDDPLVLRAFLGVETTPTTPEPA; translated from the coding sequence GTGGCGCTGCTTGAGGTGCGCGGTCTGGTCGTGCGCTACGGCCAGCTCACCGCGGTGCACGGCATCGACGTCGACGTGCAGGAGGGCGAGGTCGCCGTCCTGCTCGGGGCGAACGGCGCGGGCAAGAGCTCCACGCTGAACGCCCTGAGCGGTGTCGTGCCGGCCGCGGCGGGCACGGTCACGTTCCGCGGAACACCCATCACGAACCGCCGCCCGCACGTCGTCGCGCGGGCCGGCCTCGTCCAGGTCGCGGAGGGACGGCGGATCATCGCCCCGCTCACCGTCCGCGAGAACCTGGAGCTGGGCGCCTACCCGGTGCGCTCCCGGGCCCGGCGGGCCGAGCTCGCCGCGCAGGTCGCCGACCTGTTCCCCGAGCTCACCGCACTGGCCGACCGGCCGGGTGGGCTGCTCAGCGGCGGCGAGCAGCAGATGCTCGCCTTCGGCAGGGCACTGATGGCCGACCCCGTCGCGATGATGCTGGACGAGCCGTCGATGGGGCTCGCCCCGATCGTCGTCGACCGGGTTGTCGACGCGATCCGGGAGATCGCGGCGCGCGGGATGTCAGTCCTCATGGTCGAGCAGAACGCCGCCGCGGCCCTCGACCTGGCCCACACCGCCTACGTGCTCGAACAGGGCGAGATCACCCTGTCCGGCCCGGCCGACCAGGTCCGCGACGACCCGCTGGTGCTGCGCGCCTTCCTGGGCGTCGAGACCACACCCACCACCCCCGAACCCGCCTGA